Proteins co-encoded in one Montipora capricornis isolate CH-2021 chromosome 12, ASM3666992v2, whole genome shotgun sequence genomic window:
- the LOC138026482 gene encoding uncharacterized protein — translation MHPRSKQWHLIDYVIIRKTDRQDVHVTKAMCGAECWTVRRLIVTKLRLRIQLKRWPQDVKAPKRLNVNKMTSRRHMRSTIQLKLCQMQDTWLTNKADEIQGYADRNDMKKFYDGLKEIYGPTTSGSPPLLSADGSSLITGKDKILERWAEHLDSVLNGPSTINDEAINRLPQVPVNEAFDAMLTFDEILKAIRLLSSGQVPSYVSSMMACWLECKTTERPLHHSQSPTE, via the coding sequence ATGCATCCTCGCTCCAAGCAGTGGCATCTCATCGACTATGTCATCATCAGGAAGACGGACAGGCAGGATGTACATGTCACAAAGGCCATGTGTGGAGCTGAGTGCTGGACGGTCCGCCGCCTTATTGTCACAAAACTCAGGCTACGCATCCAGCTAAAAAGGTGGCCACAAGACGTGAAAGCACCAAAACGCCTGAATGTCAACAAGATGACCTCCAGAAGACACATGCGCAGCACCATCCAGCTGAAGCTGTGTCAGATGCAGGACACCTGGCTAACCAACAAAGCTGATGAGATCCAAGGCTATGCTGACAGGAATGACATGAAAAAGTTCTATGATGGCCTGAAAGAAATCTACGGTCCCACCACATCTGGATCACCACCTCTCCTCAGTGCAGACGGATCTTCTCTCATCACTGGCAAGGACAAGATCCTAGAGAGATGGGCTGAACACTTAGACAGTGTACTCAACGGCCCCTCCACCATCAATGACGAGGCCATTAACCGTCTCCCACAAGTTCCAGTCAACGAGGCATTCGATGCCATGCTAACCTTTGATGAGATCCTGAAAGCAATCCGCCTGCTATCCAGTGGCCAAGTGCCATCATACGTCAGTTCCATGATGGCATGCTGGCTAGAATGCAAGACAACGGAGAGACCTCTGCACCATTCCCAGTCTCCAACGGAGTGA